The following are encoded in a window of Manihot esculenta cultivar AM560-2 chromosome 8, M.esculenta_v8, whole genome shotgun sequence genomic DNA:
- the LOC110621786 gene encoding probable L-type lectin-domain containing receptor kinase S.5 has product MYFSQLIKCFLLFAILVSCLIEVRCLTFTYPKFQPENETDLIRHNSYIVLNAIQVTPDVSGGSITNLSGRAFYKEPFKLWGKRKHGGRIRSSFNSTFVLNISPRSFPGGEGVAFVLAADSNLPENSQGQWLGIVNANTNGNPQAEIVAVEFDTRKSYPGDVDGNHVGLDVNSIYSIKQVPLGSFGINLSAGVDVKVRIQYEGEELAVFVGEDARSPVFSEPIDLSAYLPTEVFVGFSASTSNYTELNCVRSWEFYSSHVNEDHSLLWVKIVVPIVAALLIGIGFFSCWKWKKSRNYQPNDAYPNIEEEIKGSSMAPVKFTFKELRQATGKFNLQNMLGKGGFGTVYKGILKNKEVAVKRISRESSQGKQEFIAEVTTIGNFHHKNLVKLIGWCYERSEFLLVYEYMPNGSFDKLIFSDENTELQENELNWGRRLTVISGVAQALDYLHNGCEKRVLHRDIKASNIMLDAEFNAKLGDFGLARIVKQREQTHHSTKDLAGTLGYMAPECFFTRRATAETDVYAFGVLVLEVACGRKTGNQNEKSDYNSRIVSWVWELHRIGRLLDAVDQKLNGEFSEEEMECVLILGLACCKPNPEQRPSMKIVLQVLTGEVHVPEVPAEMPAFVWPTMAAHVKQSDCSLIGSQLTPFSEVSGR; this is encoded by the coding sequence ATGTACTTTTCTCAGTTGATCAAGTGCTTTCTACTGTTCGCCATCTTAGTTTCCTGTCTCATTGAAGTAAGATGTCTTACTTTTACATACCCAAAATTCCAACCCGAGAACGAAACTGATCTCATTCGACACAACTCGTATATAGTTCTCAATGCAATTCAAGTCACCCCTGATGTTAGTGGAGGTTCCATCACCAATCTGTCTGGACGAGCCTTCTACAAAGAGCCATTCAAGCTATGGGGCAAAAGAAAGCATGGGGGTCGTATCAGATCATCTTTCAATTCCACCTTTGTACTTAATATCAGTCCTCGAAGTTTTCCAGGTGGAGAAGGCGTAGCATTTGTCTTAGCAGCAGATTCTAATCTCCCAGAAAACAGCCAAGGGCAGTGGCTTGGGATTGTAAACGCAAATACCAATGGGAATCCTCAGGCCGAGATAGTTGCAGTAGAATTTGACACAAGGAAGAGCTATCCAGGAGATGTCGACGGTAACCATGTCGGCTTGGACGTGAACAGTATCTACTCGATTAAACAAGTTCCTTTAGGTAGCTTTGGTATTAATCTTTCAGCAGGCGTTGATGTAAAGGTAAGGATTCAATATGAAGGTGAAGAGTTGGCTGTTTTCGTCGGAGAAGATGCAAGGAGTCCTGTGTTTTCTGAGCCTATTGATCTATCTGCCTATCTTCCAACGGAGGTTTTTGTGGGATTTTCAGCTTCAACAAGCAATTACACAGAGCTGAATTGTGTGAGATCCTGGGAATTCTACAGTTCACATGTGAATGAGGATCATAGTCTGTTGTGGGTTAAAATTGTGGTTCCTATAGTGGCAGCTTTGTTGATTGGTATTGGCTTTTTCTCTTGTTGGAAATGGAAAAAATCCAGAAATTATCAACCAAACGATGCCTATCCAAACatagaagaagagataaaaggATCATCAATGGCCCCTGTGAAGTTCACATTTAAAGAACTTCGACAAGCTACAGGCAAATTCAATTTGCAGAACATGCTTGGCAAAGGTGGTTTCGGAACTGTCTACAAGGGAATCTTGAAAAACAAGGAGGTAGCTGTGAAGAGAATCTCTAGAGAGTCAAGTCAAGGCAAGCAAGAATTCATAGCAGAAGTCACAACAATTGGCAACTTCCATCACAAGAACCTCGTAAAATTAATCGGATGGTGCTACGAGAGAAGTGAATTCCTCCTTGTTTACGAGTACATGCCAAATGGTAGCTTTGACAAGCTCATTTTCAGCGACGAAAACACAGAACTACAAGAAAATGAATTGAATTGGGGAAGAAGGCTCACTGTAATTTCTGGTGTGGCTCAGGCATTGGATTATCTGcacaatggatgtgagaaaaGGGTACTTCACCGAGACATAAAAGCCAGCAATATAATGTTGGATGCAGAGTTCAATGCCAAGCTTGGAGATTTCGGGCTGGCTCGGATAGTAAAACAAAGAGAACAAACACATCATTCGACGAAAGATCTTGCAGGAACACTTGGTTATATGGCTCCAGAGTGTTTTTTCACCAGAAGGGCAACAGCTGAAACAGATGTTTATGCATTTGGTGTACTTGTTTTGGAGGTTGCTTGTGGAAGGAAGACTGGGAACCAAAATGAGAAGAGTGATTACAACAGCAGAATTGTCAGTTGGGTGTGGGAGCTGCACAGGATTGGAAGATTGCTTGATGCAGTTGATCAGAAGTTGAATGGGGAATTTTCAGAGGAAGAAATGGAGTGTGTGCTTATTCTGGGATTGGCTTGCTGCAAGCCGAATCCAGAACAAAGGCCTTCCATGAAAATTGTATTGCAGGTTCTGACAGGAGAAGTTCATGTACCTGAGGTGCCAGCTGAAATGCCTGCTTTTGTGTGGCCAACAATGGCTGCACATGTAAAACAGTCGGATTGCTCTCTCATTGGAAGCCAGCTTACTCCATTTTCAGAAGTTAGTGGGAGATGA
- the LOC110620929 gene encoding uncharacterized protein LOC110620929 produces the protein MGPIRTEEEEKPMYGHFSHEHPLELDKSSHTGTTICSGCKRDIVPGKDFYTCKACSFSLHRSCFNMPRIYQHPAEPGHALNLLLLPSFVCKACGVQGSGFCYNCSVCSCSYHTLCLRMPFVESCASHEHLLKLEFSSPYDNCKGFRCDVCGDPGSDHWLYRCNECEFDVHINCIYSVPSPQFQPPISFRNHHNMVTSPTTASTGGSAAILVNGNSDLQANRIPLSSSTRSPGMKNICTVATRAPPSNTNTAYVNPGSSAPPGGNFSGPTYTYAYNPGANSTQPGVKGTGVPQNNSHGVGNLNLSGPSSAQGVMGTGVAGLVATGVLGGMGEGIGQEIVQNILNSLTDDGS, from the coding sequence ATGGGTCCGATCAGAACTGAAGAGGAAGAAAAGCCTATGTATGGTCATTTCTCTCACGAGCATCCATTGGAACTGGATAAATCTAGCCACACAGGAACCACAATCTGTTCAGGTTGCAAGAGGGACATAGTACCTGGCAAGGATTTCTACACTTGCAAGGCTTGCTCATTTTCTCTCCACCGTTCTTGCTTTAATATGCCGAGAATATATCAGCACCCAGCTGAACCTGGCCATGCATTGAATCTGCTTCTTCTGCCATCTTTTGTATGCAAAGCCTGTGGAGTTCAAGGTTCAGGTTTCTGCTACAATTGCAGTGTCTGCTCCTGCAGTTATCACACACTTTGCTTAAGAATGCCGTTTGTAGAATCGTGTGCATCTCATGAACATCTATTAAAGCTTGAGTTCTCTTCTCCATATGATAATTGCAAAGGCTTTCGCTGTGATGTGTGCGGAGACCCTGGCTCTGATCATTGGCTCTATAGGTGCAACGAGTGCGAATTTGATGTGCACATCAATTGTATCTACTCTGTGCCCAGCCCACAATTTCAACCTCCCATTTCTTTCAgaaatcaccacaatatggtGACTTCTCCGACCACTGCTTCCACTGGTGGTTCAGCTGCAATTCTTGTTAATGGTAATTCTGATTTGCAGGCCAACCGAATCCCATTATCCTCATCCACCAGATCTCCTGGAATGAAAAACATCTGCACGGTGGCCACCAGAGCTCCACCATCTAATACAAACACAGCTTATGTGAATCCTGGTTCTTCAGCCCCTCCCGGTGGAAACTTTTCAGGACCAACATATACTTATGCGTATAATCCAGGGGCTAATTCTACTCAGCCTGGAGTTAAGGGGACAGGTGTCCCACAAAACAATAGCCATGGTGTTGGCAATCTTAACTTGTCAGGCCCTAGTAGTGCTCAAGGGGTCATGGGAACTGGAGTGGCTGGACTTGTGGCAACGGGAGTTCTTGGTGGGATGGGAGAAGGTATAGGACAAGAAATTGTTCAGAATATTTTGAATAGTCTTACTGATGATGGGTCTTGA